One Dermacentor andersoni chromosome 6, qqDerAnde1_hic_scaffold, whole genome shotgun sequence genomic window carries:
- the LOC126523081 gene encoding uncharacterized protein, translated as MKAFITVALLSAASLAYAGPRPAATKVDVNGGAGSLGGSASLGNLGGGFGGSGARPGVSSGGVGLTTGGLGGAFGSGFSGTSLGSRPGFGTGNSAGSGPGSGSTAGFGTGGSLSFGTSGPLGAGFGGPSGAGPTTPSGFGVNFRPSPGAGAPGVGAGPSAAGAFGAFHPGVSRPYGAGVGGAYGPVAFGGYPSGGFSGGYNVPYGFGGYGEDLYGVDYYGSPYGFPGAVGGGYGYYGPHSYGYGAPGFPFGVYPVGAGGVSSASALNSGSQVSLTRSARSARSASGSSGSSSSRSSSTSSQ; from the exons ATGAAGGCCTTCATTACCGTCGCGCTTCTCTCTGCCG CGTCGCTGGCGTATGCTGGTCCTCGCCCCGCAGCAACAAAGGTAGATGTTAACGGAGGTGCCGGATCTCTAGGCGGCAGCGCGTCCCTAGGAAACCTCGGCGGTGGCTTTGGCGGCAGCGGCGCCCGACCAGGAGTGAGCAGTGGTGGCGTTGGCTTAACAACCGGCGGTCTTGGTGGCGCTTTCGGAAGCGGCTTCAGCGGAACTAGTCTGGGAAGCCGTCCTGGTTTCGGCACTGGAAACAGTGCCGGCAGTGGGCCCGGTAGCGGTTCCACCGCTGGGTTCGGTACTGGCGGCAGCCTTTCGTTCGGCACCAGCGGACCTTTAGGCGCTGGCTTTGGAGGACCCTCTGGAGCTGGGCCGACGACTCCAAGTGGCTTCGGTGTTAACTTCCGTCCAAGTCCCGGAGCAGGTGCTCCTGGAGTCGGAGCAGGTCCAAGTGCCGCCGGCGCATTCGGAGCCTTCCACCCTGGCGTATCCAGACCTTATGGAGCAGGCGTCGGAGGAGCGTATGGACCAGTAGCCTTTGGTGGTTATCCAAGCGGAGGTTTTTCCGGAGGCTATAACGTACCTTATGGTTTCGGTGGCTACGGAGAAGATTTATACGGCGTAGATTACTACGGTTCTCCTTATGGCTTCCCTGGAGCCGTTGGTGGTGGCTATGGCTATTACGGCCCACATAGCTATGGTTATGGTGCCCCTGGGTTCCCTTTTGGCGTCTACCCTGTTGGCGCTGGCGGCGTCAGCAGTGCCTCTGCATTGAACAGCGGCTCCCAAGTATCCCTTACACGCAGTGCAAGAAGCGCACGCAGTGCTTCAGGATCTTCCGG